The region TAAAGGCCGGAAACCCGCGGGTCTATAGCGCTCATGCGTTCGAGGCCCTTGGAACAGGCATGGAGGCGTTCGAGGACCGAGTCCTTTTCCGCATAAAGCGCGGAATAAACGGCGTGGCCTTCGGCCATGAGTGTGGCGGCGGATTTAAGTACCTTTCTTTCCTGTTCGAGGGCCTCGTCTTCTCCTATCCGCGGGGCAACGGCGTCGATCTCAGCGGCCTCGGCACGGAGCCTTTCCCGTCTCTCCTCCCAAGACTTCCTGAGGGCTGCAACCTTTTGGAGCTCCCGCTTCAGGGACATGAGCTCGGCATACCCCCGGGAAAAATCCTCCACTTCACGATCGAGTCCTGCAAATCGGTCGAGTGCGATTCGATGATGCGCGGTGGATAGGAGGGACTGGTATTCGTGCTGGCCCGCGATGCTGACAAGGGAAGATGCAATCGTTCTGAGGTCGTGGAGCGAGACGAACGCACCGTTTACGTATGCCCTGGCCTTTCCGTTCCTGGGGATGACCCGGCGGATGGTGACGACGTCATCCCCGGTTATCCCGAGCCCGTCAAGGACCTTACGTAGGGAGTCAGGTGAGTCGAACAGGGCCTGGACCACGGCCTGATCGGCCCCGCTCCGGACGAGATGGGGGCCGGCACGGTCCCCGAGGACCGTCTTGATGGCCTGTACGAGGAGGGACTTCCCGGCTCCTGTCTCTCCAGTTACACTGATAAGTCCTGGGGACAGGACGAGGGTCGCACGTGTGATGAGGACAAAATTCTCGAGTCCGAGTTCGAGGAGCATGGCGTTTTGGTGCAGTCACCGTAGACATGCGGATTTTACCGTGGACTGCAATGAATATCCACTGAGGTTTTTTGGGGTATGATCTGACCTATGTTTGAAAGGATCGCAGAGAATCGGATCAGGGATGCCATAGAGCGTGGGGAGTTGGATGATCTCCCGGGAAAAGGCCGTCCGCTTGTCTTTGAGGACGATTCCTTTGTCCCGCCAGATCTGCGCATGGCCTACAAGATCCTGAAGAACGCGGGGTTTCTTCCCCCGGAACTCCAGGCAACAAGGGATATCCAGAACGCCATCGATCTTTTGGAAGACCTCGAGGACGAACAGGAGCGCTACCGCCAGGTCCAGAAGCTCAATCTCCTCGTCACCAAGGCCAATCTCATGAGAAAACGCCCCATAGCCCTTGAGGAACAGCAGATCTACTACCAAAAGATCGTGGAAAGGGTCTCGGTCAGGAAGAAACGCTGCTGAATCCGTTGCGACCGGCCGATCTCAGAACCTTTTCAAGGGAGAGACCCTTGATGTCCTTTTTCATTCCTTCGAGGGTCTCTTTGGCTGTCTTCCCTCCAGGGGTCGGGGAGACGACCTCGCCAAAAACCGCATCGATCACCTCGTCAGCGGAGATCTTGTCTGCATTCGTGGCAGGGAGATATTCCCGACGCTTGCTGTCTGAACAGCGGAGGACGCCGCCTTTTTCAAGGGCCTCGAGGAGTCCCTGCAGGAGTCCTTCGTCCGTGGACAAGCGCATGGCGATGTCTGAAAGGCGGCTCGTCTTTCGTTCCGAGAAGTCCTGAAAGACCTCGTGCAGGAGATCGAATGCAAGGGCGAGCCTTTCTGCAGGGGCGGTCTCTTGCGCCTCCGGGCGATAACCACGCCAGACCTGGAGGGCATAGGCCGTTTCCGCGCCGATGAGAAAGACGATCCAGCCTGCATAAATCCAGACGAGAAAGAGGGGGAGGGTGGCGAAGGACCCGAAAATGGCGTTGTACCGGGTGACCCCTACCTGGAGCTTGATGTAGTAAAACTGGGCAAGGGTCCAACCGGTGCCGCCGACCACCCCGCCGACGAGGGCGGAGTTGATAGGGACATGATGATGGGGGAGTACACGGTAGAGAAGGGCGAAGATCCCGGCAAAGAGGAGGACGTTGAGCAAGGCGAAGGCCGCGGGATTGCTCCCAGAGACCGGGACGGACTCGGTGAATCTTTCCCAGATGCCGCTTCCTGAGAGGTAACCCGAGATGGAAAAAAGGACGCTTGCGGAAAGCGGCAGAATGATGAGAAAAAGGAGGTAATTGGCGATCCTCTGCATGATCGGGCGGTCGGAATAGGCCCGCCAGATGGAATTGAGGGCCGTTTCGATGGAATTTATGATGGTATAAAAGGCAAGGAGAAACCCGAACATGCCAACGGCCCCGAGGGTCGCGAAATCCGTCTGGTCCACGTATTCGAAGACCAGATCAGCGGCCCGCCTGAGATAGGAAGATGCTGTACCAATCCCTTTATTTGCGGTTTTTTCGTTGAGATGCGGGACTTCCGAATGGGCGTCATTGGATTCCAGCCTCTCAATGTATCCATACACGACCCCCTTGATCCTTTCTTCGCCCACGAGGCCCTTGAGAACGGCGATCGTGAAGGCAAGGGCGGGAATGAGGGAGAGGATCACAGTAAAGGACAGGGCGCTTGCCTTGATGGGTATCTCGTCGCGAACGAATTCTCTCGCCACGATGGAAAGGATGCGGCAGAGGGCCTGCAGACGACGTAGGCCGCTGGATCCGGATGGAGACAAGGGGCTCCACACCCAGAAATGGCATGCCTCCATGGCGCGTGCGACCGAGATCATAATTGTCCCCCGGCAAGTCCTGCTGAAACAGGAGGGGACACTGGGTGCACGGGGTTTCGGCCGGTCATGTCCCCATGATAACTTATTTGGCTGCCTTGAAAAGTTTTTCTTTACCGATGCCTGTGTGATCCTCGGAAAATGACCTGAATCCGTGAGATATGAACTTAACTTGGCAATTTTTCAAAATAAGCCGGCGTTCGGGGTAGTTGTGGATGGAGGTGCCCATGGACGGGGCTCGAACGGCAAATCTGCCCCCATGGACAGGAGGCTATTTGCCGCACGGAACAAATACCCCGAACGCCGGCTCAAGGATTCAAGAATGAGGCATTTCGTTCGAGGACAAGGCGAGAGGAGTCAAAGATGCCCACATACAGGAAGGTTTCCCCGATAAAGAAAAAAGGGACTGGAGAGGACGATTCCTTCAAAAACCTCCCCTTTTCCCGGCTTGCGGAGCTCATGGAAAAGAGGCGTACGTCCGCGCCTGTTTCTCAGCATCAATCCCTCCCGAAGGTCACGCCTCCCCAGGAGTCACACGTATCACCTGATCCCGATGCCGCGGACAGGAAACTCTTTCTCGACGCGATGGCCGGGGTGATCCCCCTTCGGGAACGGGCGACCATCCCGCAGGAGGTCAGGCAGGTCGGCATGAAAGCCCCATCGGCCCCCACGACGGAGGATTCCGCTGTACTCAGGGAGCTTTCCAGGCTCGTCTCCGGCATGCTTCCGGTTTTGGTCTCCAAGACCCCGGAGTTCATAGAATCGGACCGTGACGGAGACATCCCCTTTTTGGTAAAAAGACTCCACCGGGGGGAGTTCTCAGTACAGGGATATTGCGATCTTCATGGATGCGATTCCCTTACCGCCATCCAGGTCTGTGAGAACTTCATGGCCGAACATCTCGCCAGGGGGACGAGGTGCGTTGCCTTTATCCACGGAAGGGGGCTTTCCTCCCCCCGCGCCCCGGTGCTCAAGGGCCTCGTACTCCGGTGGCTCGAGAGAGGTCCGTTCCGTAGGCATGTGAGGGCCTTTTGCAGCGCCCCCCATTGGGACGGGGGGGCTGGGGTGACCTATGTCCTTCTGAGGGGGCGTCCACGAAGGCACTCCAAAGGGAAGGGGGGCGGATGAAAGAGGGGCATCGCGGCCTTTTGGTCGTAGTCGAGGGGATCGACGGGACGGGAAAGACTACACTCGCCCGCCACCTCACAGAGAGGCTGACCGAACATGGCATCCCGTGCCTTTTCACCTTCGAGCCCACGATGGGTGCCTACGGTTCGAGACTTCGGGAGAGTTTCGTCGGGCATCGCCGTCTCCATCCCGACGAGGAACTGGATCTCTTCACGCGCGATAGACTTGATCACGTGGAGGAGACGATCCTGCCCGCCCTCTCCAGGGGAGAGGTCGTCGTCTGCGACCGCTACTATTTTTCCACCATGGCCTACCAGGGCGCGCGTGGGCGGAACCCGGAGGAGATCCGGCGGATCAACGAGTCATTCGCCCCCCGTCCGGATCTCATCCTCCTTCTGGACCTGGACCCCGCCTCGGCCGTGGAGAGGATCCGGAAGAAACGAGGAGAGGTACCGAACAATTTCGAGGACATAGGATATCTCAAACGGGTCGCCGACATCTTTCGGTCCCTCGAAGACGCAGTGATCCTCCGTCTCGACGGAAGGCTCCCGGAGGAGGTGCTTCTCGAGAGGGCCTGGGAGGCGGTCTTGGCGCGGATCAACCGGCGCAGGCCAGATCCCCGTCCTTCGGAAGACCGATCGTGACCACTGCGCCGCCTCCTGCCTCATTTCCTATCCGGATGATCCCTCCATTCTGCCCACTGTCCGCTGCTGGTCAGAATGCCTTAGGTGCGGTCCGTACGATGAGCAGGGATAGGTAGGGAATAGGGCCATCCTTCAGGGAGCGTACGTCAGTGATGATCCTCTCCCCGTCGAGGCCGCATCGGGTCACGAGGATTGCATGGTCGAGAAGTCCGAGTTCCTCGAGGGTGGCAAAGATTCGGGCCGCATGCCGATAGACCTTCAGGACCACCACGGTGTCCGAGACCATGACGGCCTCCCGTAGCCGTTCCGCCCCCATGGCCCCGGAAAGCACCGTAAGGCTCTCTTCCTCTTGGACGAGGGGGAGGTCCAGGGAGGCGGCTGCCGCGTGATAGGAGGTGATCCCTGGAATCGTCACAATCCTCGCCTCGGGCAGGAGGCTGCGAAGCGCTGGAACGATGCGGCCGAAGGTGGAATAGGTGAGGGGGTCTCCGAGGGTGAGAAACGCGGCATCCTCCCCATTTTCGAGCACAGAGGCGATTCGGCGGACGTTCTGCCTGACGGCCTGGGCCACTACAGTATCGTCCCTGGTCATGGGAAATAGGAGATGAGTGACATCGGCATGTCTTAGGTGGGAACGTGCGATCTGCAAGGCGATGCTGTGGTCGTTTGCGCCTGAGGATGCGGTAAAGACGCGGGATATTCGAGAGAGGATGTCTGCGGCCTTTACCGTGACGAGTTCCGGGTCCCCTGGCCCGACCCCGATACCGTAGAGGGTTCCGATCCGGTCACTCACAATGGAGGCCTCTTGAATCCATGTCTGACAGGGCGAGCTCGGCAAGGGCGTTTACCACGCTCGCCGCAAGGGCCGACCCTCCACGTGTGCCAAGGATGGTTACGAACGGACAGGTCTGGGCAAGGAGCATCTCCTTGGACTCCGCTGCGTTCACAAACCCTACCGGGACCCCGATCACAAGGGCAGGCCTGACCCTGCCCATTTTCATGTGATCGAGGAGCCGGAGAAGGGCGGTGGGGGCGTTTCCGATAGCGGCTATGCCTCCATCGAGGAGAGGAAGGGATGCGTCCAGGGCCTGGACGGCCCGAGTGGTCCCTGCCTCCTTTGCCCTTTTTGCGATTTCAGGATCGTCAATGAGGCAGACGGCGGATGCACCCAGCCGTTCGAGGCGTCCGGTGGAGATGCCTGCAAGGAGCATGCGCGTGTCAACCGAAACAGTGCATCCGCCAAGGAGGGCTTTCACCCCGGCCCGGACGGCAGCCGGGTGGATCCGGAAGTCTTCTCGAATGGATGGGTCGCCCGATGTGTGGATCATGCGCCGCAGAATGGACCACACGTCCGGGGGGAGATCGTTTTCGCCGCCGAGGATCTCATCGATTCGGCGGAAACTCTCCTGTTCGATCTCATGTGGGGCAAGGAATTGGATCTGCATGCTCCTCCCTGTATTTTCGGCATTCAAGGACAAAGTGGAGGGGGATGGCAGGGTTGGATCGAAAGTGGAGATGAACGTAACTTGAAGCCGTATTCTTCACAACATGCCCAGCGGTTCCGAGATCCCTCCCACGGCCGTCACGGACATGGAAGAGGGGATGAATCATGCAGTCCTGCCCGGAGATGGCGACATGTCCTGATACGGGTTCCGAATAATCTGAATAGTGGAACTCGTGGCCTCGAACGGTCGTCCCAGCTGGGCCGATGACGCAGTCTTTAAGCAGAACCACCTCACGGTAGCCAAGGGCGGAAAAACGCGCAAGCATGCGGGTTCGAAAAGGAAGGACCCCGGCCATGGGCCATGATGCGCCCCCCATTGCCTCTATGGCAGAGCAGAGATACATGTGGCCGCCGCACTCGGCAAGGATGGGCATTCCGGAAAGGGAACACCTTCGTATTTCGTGGGCAAGGGAGGTATTTGCAGAGAGGGCCTGGGCATGGAGTTCTGGATAGCCGCCTCCGAGGTAGATGCCGGATATGTCGGGAGGAAGAAGTGTGTCCTCAAGTGGGGAGAAAGGGACGAGCGTGGCCCCGCTTTCCATAAGGAGTTCTAGATTGTCCTCGTAATAGAAGCAAAAGGCCTTGTCGCGGGCGACGGCGATCCGGATTTTTTGGAGGGCCAGGCCAGCGCGCTTGCCTTGGCTGGCTGATAGAAGCCCAGCCGACGGGACTTCCTGAAGGATAACCCCATTAGGGGTACTGTAATGCAGAGACCCACATGGCGGGGCGTTCCGGATCCGCCCGCCTCCGCATGCAACCTGGCCCGGCCCGGTGAGACCGAGCGAACTGAGCAGGGCATCCACATCCACGGATTCCTCAGCAAGGCAGGCAAGGGCGTCCACCTGTGCCTCCGTTATGTGCTCTTCCGCTGTCATGAGGCCGAGATGGCGTTCAGGGATGGTCACGTCTGGGCGCCTCGGAAGGCCCCCGAGAACCGAAACCTCAGGTATAGAGCCGGAGACCGCATCTCGGAGGAGACGAAGGTGGCGAGGACTCCCGATTTTATTGAAAACGACCCATTTAATCGTAATTTGGGAATCAAACTTCATAAAGCCTTTTATAAGTGCGGCAGCACTTCTTCCCATGCCTTTGGCATCCACCACAAGGAGGACCGGAAGCCCGAGCCATGATGCCATCTGGGCCGTGGAGCCCTCTGGGGAAAGGCCGTCTTTTCCGTCAAAGAGTCCCATTACGCCTTCCACAACGGCGATATCAGCGCTTCTGGATGCACGGGAAAAGATCTCCTGGTTTGCCTCACGAGTCAGCATCCATCCGTCGAGGTTATGCGATACGCGACCGCTGATGCGCGCATGATGGCCCGGATCTATGAAGTCAGGTCCCACCTTGAAGGGTTGGACCCTGTATCCCCTTCTGGTCAGGGCCGCCATGATCCCAAGGGTGATGGTGGTTTTACCAGTACCGCTACCAGTTCCGGCAATGACCAATGCGGCAGTCATGATTTTCAAATAGCCCCATCCGTGGGCGCCTCCATCCACAAACACCCCGGCCGTAGGCTTATGCTGTGAAATCGAAAGGTTGAGTGCATATCTCACGGATTCAGGACAGAGCCCGAATCACGCCCCTCCGCTCTAAAGATATCGTCTCAGATATGGGCCGATTAGGGATCCCTCATTCCCCGCGATCTCCCTTGGAGTTCCTTTGGCAATGACCTCTCCACCCGAAGGGCCTCCCCCAGGTCCGAGTTCGATGATCCAGTCAAC is a window of Deltaproteobacteria bacterium DNA encoding:
- a CDS encoding DUF1992 domain-containing protein — protein: MFERIAENRIRDAIERGELDDLPGKGRPLVFEDDSFVPPDLRMAYKILKNAGFLPPELQATRDIQNAIDLLEDLEDEQERYRQVQKLNLLVTKANLMRKRPIALEEQQIYYQKIVERVSVRKKRC
- a CDS encoding Smr/MutS family protein — encoded protein: MPTYRKVSPIKKKGTGEDDSFKNLPFSRLAELMEKRRTSAPVSQHQSLPKVTPPQESHVSPDPDAADRKLFLDAMAGVIPLRERATIPQEVRQVGMKAPSAPTTEDSAVLRELSRLVSGMLPVLVSKTPEFIESDRDGDIPFLVKRLHRGEFSVQGYCDLHGCDSLTAIQVCENFMAEHLARGTRCVAFIHGRGLSSPRAPVLKGLVLRWLERGPFRRHVRAFCSAPHWDGGAGVTYVLLRGRPRRHSKGKGGG
- a CDS encoding precorrin-8X methylmutase, whose amino-acid sequence is MQIQFLAPHEIEQESFRRIDEILGGENDLPPDVWSILRRMIHTSGDPSIREDFRIHPAAVRAGVKALLGGCTVSVDTRMLLAGISTGRLERLGASAVCLIDDPEIAKRAKEAGTTRAVQALDASLPLLDGGIAAIGNAPTALLRLLDHMKMGRVRPALVIGVPVGFVNAAESKEMLLAQTCPFVTILGTRGGSALAASVVNALAELALSDMDSRGLHCE
- a CDS encoding cobyrinate a,c-diamide synthase, which codes for MTAALVIAGTGSGTGKTTITLGIMAALTRRGYRVQPFKVGPDFIDPGHHARISGRVSHNLDGWMLTREANQEIFSRASRSADIAVVEGVMGLFDGKDGLSPEGSTAQMASWLGLPVLLVVDAKGMGRSAAALIKGFMKFDSQITIKWVVFNKIGSPRHLRLLRDAVSGSIPEVSVLGGLPRRPDVTIPERHLGLMTAEEHITEAQVDALACLAEESVDVDALLSSLGLTGPGQVACGGGRIRNAPPCGSLHYSTPNGVILQEVPSAGLLSASQGKRAGLALQKIRIAVARDKAFCFYYEDNLELLMESGATLVPFSPLEDTLLPPDISGIYLGGGYPELHAQALSANTSLAHEIRRCSLSGMPILAECGGHMYLCSAIEAMGGASWPMAGVLPFRTRMLARFSALGYREVVLLKDCVIGPAGTTVRGHEFHYSDYSEPVSGHVAISGQDCMIHPLFHVRDGRGRDLGTAGHVVKNTASSYVHLHFRSNPAIPLHFVLECRKYREEHADPIPCPT
- a CDS encoding YihY/virulence factor BrkB family protein, yielding MISVARAMEACHFWVWSPLSPSGSSGLRRLQALCRILSIVAREFVRDEIPIKASALSFTVILSLIPALAFTIAVLKGLVGEERIKGVVYGYIERLESNDAHSEVPHLNEKTANKGIGTASSYLRRAADLVFEYVDQTDFATLGAVGMFGFLLAFYTIINSIETALNSIWRAYSDRPIMQRIANYLLFLIILPLSASVLFSISGYLSGSGIWERFTESVPVSGSNPAAFALLNVLLFAGIFALLYRVLPHHHVPINSALVGGVVGGTGWTLAQFYYIKLQVGVTRYNAIFGSFATLPLFLVWIYAGWIVFLIGAETAYALQVWRGYRPEAQETAPAERLALAFDLLHEVFQDFSERKTSRLSDIAMRLSTDEGLLQGLLEALEKGGVLRCSDSKRREYLPATNADKISADEVIDAVFGEVVSPTPGGKTAKETLEGMKKDIKGLSLEKVLRSAGRNGFSSVSS
- the tmk gene encoding dTMP kinase, which produces MKEGHRGLLVVVEGIDGTGKTTLARHLTERLTEHGIPCLFTFEPTMGAYGSRLRESFVGHRRLHPDEELDLFTRDRLDHVEETILPALSRGEVVVCDRYYFSTMAYQGARGRNPEEIRRINESFAPRPDLILLLDLDPASAVERIRKKRGEVPNNFEDIGYLKRVADIFRSLEDAVILRLDGRLPEEVLLERAWEAVLARINRRRPDPRPSEDRS
- the cobI gene encoding precorrin-2 C(20)-methyltransferase gives rise to the protein MSDRIGTLYGIGVGPGDPELVTVKAADILSRISRVFTASSGANDHSIALQIARSHLRHADVTHLLFPMTRDDTVVAQAVRQNVRRIASVLENGEDAAFLTLGDPLTYSTFGRIVPALRSLLPEARIVTIPGITSYHAAAASLDLPLVQEEESLTVLSGAMGAERLREAVMVSDTVVVLKVYRHAARIFATLEELGLLDHAILVTRCGLDGERIITDVRSLKDGPIPYLSLLIVRTAPKAF